The proteins below come from a single Caenibius sp. WL genomic window:
- a CDS encoding superoxide dismutase yields MSFQLIELPFDSVALAPAISAETLSFHHGKHHKAYVDKTNAAVEGTDLAGKSLEDVVVAARGSNQGLFNNAAQTWNHGFYWYSLTGTASAPSGDLAAKIDEAFGSFDALKEKLAEIGAGHFASGWVWLVEKGGKLALAETHDADTLVDGDANPLLVIDVWEHAYYLDHQNARPNYLKAVIDGHLNWDFAAENLARGKAWKYPG; encoded by the coding sequence ATGTCTTTCCAACTGATCGAACTTCCTTTCGACAGCGTCGCGCTGGCCCCCGCCATTTCCGCCGAAACGCTGTCGTTCCATCACGGGAAGCATCACAAGGCCTATGTCGACAAGACCAATGCGGCTGTCGAAGGGACCGATCTGGCCGGCAAGTCGCTGGAAGACGTCGTCGTTGCGGCGCGCGGTTCGAACCAGGGCCTGTTCAACAACGCCGCTCAGACGTGGAATCACGGTTTCTACTGGTATTCGCTGACCGGCACGGCGAGCGCGCCCTCGGGTGATCTGGCCGCCAAGATCGACGAAGCTTTCGGCTCGTTCGATGCGCTGAAGGAAAAGCTCGCCGAAATCGGCGCGGGCCACTTCGCCAGCGGCTGGGTCTGGCTGGTTGAAAAGGGCGGCAAGCTGGCGCTGGCCGAAACGCATGACGCCGATACGCTGGTGGATGGCGATGCGAACCCACTGCTCGTGATCGACGTGTGGGAACACGCCTATTATCTCGATCATCAGAATGCCCGCCCGAACTATCTCAAGGCGGTGATCGACGGTCATCTCAACTGGGATTTCGCGGCCGAGAATCTCGCTCGCGGCAAGGCATGGAAGTATCCGGGCTGA
- the glmM gene encoding phosphoglucosamine mutase: MVRKYFGTDGIRGRANDGVMTAETALKVGQAAGLHFVRGLHRHRVVIGKDTRLSGYMMENALVAGFTSVGMDVVMTGPLPTPAVALLTREMRADLGVMISASHNPFEDNGIKLFGPDGFKLSDEDELAIEQAINQPHTLAQGEAIGRARRIDDARGRYMHAIKQSLPDNVRLDGLKVVVDCAHGAAYTVAPSAVWELGAEVVAIGVNPDGVNINDGVGSTSLDALKARVVAEGADIGIALDGDADRLIVVDEKGQTVDGDQIMALIGRDYAARGMLKGGGVVATVMSNLGLERFLDDIGLSLVRTKVGDRHVLAAMRAGGYNVGGEQSGHVILLDHATTGDGCVAALQVLGALVQSGKRASELLHLFDPVPQLLKNVRYTGGAPLENVAVQHAIAEAEAALAGRGRLVIRPSGTEPVIRVMAEGDDAAQVTQVVNDICAAVAEAA; encoded by the coding sequence ATGGTTCGCAAATATTTCGGGACTGACGGCATACGAGGCCGCGCCAATGACGGCGTGATGACAGCGGAAACCGCGCTGAAAGTGGGGCAGGCCGCTGGCCTCCATTTCGTGCGCGGCCTGCACCGCCACCGGGTGGTGATCGGCAAGGACACCCGCCTTTCCGGCTATATGATGGAAAACGCGCTGGTGGCGGGCTTCACCAGCGTGGGCATGGACGTGGTGATGACGGGGCCCCTGCCCACCCCCGCCGTGGCCCTGCTGACCCGCGAAATGCGCGCCGATCTGGGCGTGATGATTTCGGCCAGCCACAATCCGTTCGAAGACAACGGCATCAAGCTGTTCGGGCCCGATGGCTTCAAGCTGTCGGATGAGGACGAACTGGCGATCGAGCAGGCGATCAACCAGCCGCACACGCTGGCGCAGGGCGAAGCCATCGGCCGCGCCCGCCGGATCGACGATGCACGCGGGCGGTATATGCACGCGATCAAGCAATCGCTGCCTGACAACGTCCGGCTGGATGGGCTGAAAGTGGTGGTCGATTGCGCGCATGGCGCCGCCTACACCGTCGCCCCGTCCGCCGTGTGGGAACTGGGCGCCGAAGTGGTGGCGATCGGGGTGAATCCCGATGGCGTCAATATCAACGATGGGGTCGGATCGACTTCGCTCGATGCGCTGAAAGCCCGGGTGGTGGCCGAAGGCGCGGATATCGGCATCGCGCTGGATGGCGATGCAGACCGCCTGATCGTGGTCGACGAAAAGGGGCAGACGGTCGATGGCGACCAGATCATGGCGCTGATCGGCCGCGACTATGCCGCCCGGGGGATGCTCAAGGGCGGCGGCGTGGTGGCCACGGTCATGTCCAATCTCGGGCTCGAACGGTTTCTCGACGATATCGGGTTGTCGCTGGTGCGCACCAAAGTGGGCGACCGCCATGTGCTCGCCGCGATGCGGGCGGGCGGCTACAATGTGGGCGGGGAACAATCCGGCCACGTGATCCTGCTCGATCATGCCACCACCGGCGATGGCTGCGTGGCCGCGTTGCAGGTTCTGGGGGCGCTGGTCCAGTCGGGCAAGCGGGCGAGCGAACTGCTCCATCTGTTCGACCCGGTGCCGCAACTGCTCAAGAACGTGCGTTATACCGGCGGCGCGCCGCTGGAAAACGTCGCGGTGCAACATGCCATCGCCGAGGCAGAGGCCGCGCTGGCGGGCCGGGGCCGGCTGGTCATCCGCCCATCGGGCACCGAGCCGGTGATCCGCGTCATGGCCGAGGGCGACGATGCCGCCCAGGTCACGCAGGTGGTGAACGATATCTGCGCCGCCGTGGCGGAGGCGGCGTAA
- the thiD gene encoding bifunctional hydroxymethylpyrimidine kinase/phosphomethylpyrimidine kinase, which translates to MPPPSGGPPRILSIAGSDSSGGAGIQADIKTVTMLGGYAMTAITAITAQDTTGVHGVQALPPAMVAAQIDACIGDIGVDAVKIGMLGSPDIAALVADRLETLDAPVIFDPVMIATSGSVLADAATIAAFERLMRLAALTTPNVPELAALGGAAAMARRGIVYIAKGGDAEGPVVEDRLVRPGHDDVVWQDDRIVTRHTHGTGCTFASAIATHLGHGLPLTEAIARARDFVRQALRHAPGYGSGHGPLGHQSVHTPQSRS; encoded by the coding sequence GTGCCCCCCCCATCCGGCGGGCCGCCGCGCATCCTTTCCATCGCCGGTTCGGACAGTTCCGGCGGCGCGGGGATTCAGGCCGACATCAAGACCGTGACCATGCTGGGCGGCTATGCGATGACCGCGATCACCGCGATCACCGCGCAGGACACCACCGGCGTGCACGGGGTGCAGGCCCTGCCCCCGGCCATGGTCGCAGCGCAGATCGATGCCTGCATCGGCGATATCGGGGTCGACGCGGTCAAGATCGGGATGCTGGGATCGCCCGACATCGCCGCGCTGGTGGCCGACAGGCTGGAAACGCTGGATGCGCCGGTGATTTTCGATCCGGTGATGATCGCCACCAGCGGTTCGGTGCTGGCCGACGCAGCGACCATCGCCGCGTTTGAGCGGCTGATGCGGCTGGCCGCCCTGACCACGCCCAACGTGCCGGAACTGGCCGCGCTGGGCGGCGCGGCGGCGATGGCGCGGCGCGGTATCGTCTATATCGCCAAAGGCGGCGACGCCGAAGGGCCGGTGGTGGAAGACCGGCTGGTGCGCCCCGGCCATGACGATGTGGTATGGCAGGACGATCGCATCGTGACCCGCCACACCCATGGCACGGGCTGCACTTTCGCCAGCGCCATCGCCACCCATCTGGGGCACGGCCTGCCGCTGACGGAGGCGATTGCCCGGGCGCGCGATTTCGTGCGGCAGGCGCTACGCCATGCGCCCGGATACGGCAGCGGGCATGGCCCGCTGGGCCATCAGTCGGTGCACACCCCGCAATCGAGATCGTAG
- a CDS encoding LOG family protein has product MSERSDDRGLTDRKFYKAKQEAAFSEAAIMRTPQTQHPAYRLAFQDPDFLLREDLRPIRFQLELLKPEMLLEEAGVGSTLVFYGSARIPAPDQAEALVAAAAAGDEGAQAVARSLADKAKYYDEARRLAKLASECAPIEQGKRQFVVCSGGGPSIMEAANRGALEGGAESVGLNIVLPHEQAPNRFVTPYLSFNFHYFALRKMHFLIRARAVAVFPGGFGTLDELMELLTLIQTGKMKPIPILLFGKQFWDRVINFEALAEEGTINRDDLNLFSWCETAEEAWQCITDFYDLDCGVCTD; this is encoded by the coding sequence ATGAGCGAGCGCAGCGACGATCGGGGGCTGACCGATCGCAAATTCTACAAGGCCAAGCAGGAAGCGGCGTTTTCCGAAGCCGCGATCATGCGCACCCCGCAGACGCAGCATCCGGCCTATCGTCTCGCTTTTCAGGATCCCGACTTCCTCCTGCGCGAGGATCTGCGGCCGATCCGCTTCCAGCTCGAACTGCTCAAGCCGGAAATGCTGCTGGAAGAAGCGGGGGTCGGCTCGACTCTGGTGTTCTACGGTTCGGCGCGCATCCCCGCCCCGGATCAGGCCGAAGCGCTGGTGGCCGCGGCGGCGGCGGGTGACGAGGGGGCGCAGGCCGTGGCCCGCAGCCTGGCCGACAAGGCCAAGTATTACGATGAAGCCCGCCGGCTGGCCAAGCTCGCCAGCGAATGCGCGCCGATCGAACAGGGCAAGCGCCAGTTCGTCGTCTGTTCGGGCGGCGGGCCATCGATCATGGAAGCGGCCAATCGCGGCGCGCTGGAAGGCGGGGCGGAATCGGTCGGGCTCAATATCGTTCTGCCGCATGAACAGGCGCCCAACCGTTTCGTCACCCCCTATCTGTCGTTCAATTTCCACTACTTCGCGCTGCGCAAGATGCATTTCCTCATCCGCGCGCGCGCCGTGGCGGTCTTCCCCGGCGGCTTCGGCACGCTGGACGAACTGATGGAACTGCTGACTCTGATCCAGACCGGCAAGATGAAGCCGATCCCGATTCTGCTGTTCGGCAAGCAGTTCTGGGACCGGGTGATCAATTTCGAGGCTTTGGCCGAGGAAGGCACGATCAACCGCGACGATCTCAACCTCTTCAGTTGGTGCGAAACCGCCGAAGAGGCATGGCAATGCATTACCGATTTCTACGATCTCGATTGCGGGGTGTGCACCGACTGA
- a CDS encoding sterol desaturase family protein yields the protein MDQAFIEQLTKSIEIYGFGGAIFLTFVLSAEMLLRRREGKSLWSREGLSSLALFPLGPVLEGVFINAALIGGLTFFYNLSPLRIPVTWWSLPIYFLAAEFAYYWFHRLGHEVRLFWADHSIHHSAETYDFTVNLRHVPFQAIYRLLIWIPIVMLGFNPLVLVLMAITAPAFQTFCHTTRIGRLAPWFEWLFVTPRNHGVHHACNPIYIDKNYGGLLMIWDHVFGTYQAMRDDVPPVYGITHPLESNNPFKVMMHEFTPLFRDFRGAPTWRQKLGVLFGRPGETFEMPRPVKQGSQLVAEPAE from the coding sequence ATGGATCAGGCGTTCATCGAACAACTGACGAAATCGATTGAAATCTACGGCTTCGGCGGGGCGATTTTTCTCACTTTCGTGCTGAGCGCGGAAATGCTTCTGCGCCGCCGCGAAGGCAAGTCGTTGTGGAGCCGGGAAGGGCTGAGCAGCCTTGCCCTGTTCCCGCTCGGGCCGGTGCTCGAGGGGGTGTTCATCAACGCCGCGCTGATCGGTGGGCTGACGTTCTTCTACAACCTGTCGCCGCTGCGCATTCCGGTCACCTGGTGGTCCTTGCCGATCTATTTCCTGGCGGCGGAATTCGCTTACTACTGGTTCCATCGCCTCGGCCACGAAGTGCGGTTGTTCTGGGCGGATCATTCGATTCACCATTCCGCGGAAACCTACGATTTCACAGTGAATCTGCGGCATGTGCCGTTTCAGGCGATCTATCGTCTGCTGATCTGGATTCCGATCGTGATGCTGGGCTTCAACCCGCTGGTGCTGGTGCTGATGGCCATCACCGCGCCCGCTTTCCAGACTTTCTGCCATACGACCCGCATCGGCCGTCTGGCGCCGTGGTTCGAATGGCTGTTCGTGACACCGCGCAACCACGGTGTCCACCATGCCTGCAATCCGATCTATATCGACAAGAACTATGGCGGGCTGCTGATGATCTGGGATCATGTCTTCGGCACCTATCAGGCCATGCGCGACGATGTGCCGCCGGTGTACGGCATCACGCATCCGCTGGAATCCAACAATCCGTTCAAAGTCATGATGCACGAGTTCACGCCGCTCTTTCGTGATTTCCGGGGCGCCCCGACCTGGCGCCAGAAACTGGGTGTGCTGTTCGGGCGGCCAGGGGAAACCTTCGAAATGCCGCGTCCGGTCAAGCAAGGCTCGCAGCTCGTGGCGGAACCTGCCGAATGA
- a CDS encoding TetR/AcrR family transcriptional regulator produces the protein MENNAAKRQSTGAAKPRGRPARISRDMILDAAAALAEANPDELPSLNGIARALKISPMAIYTYFASKDELLQALSDRLLADFTLDIAPDTEPLDAVIRWAQAMRAHMLACPQLINVLVWEGGHTSIAWLERGMVVSEALGRMGFSGEAHARATLWVWHVAMGAINVELRNRDVPQNLTPQELASLDPVTRGQVEQMLSLTSLPVFAEEFFAYQLDRMCEGLRAMQRNMAAAQR, from the coding sequence ATGGAAAATAACGCCGCAAAACGCCAGTCGACCGGGGCCGCGAAGCCGCGCGGCCGCCCTGCGCGTATTTCGCGGGACATGATTCTGGATGCCGCGGCGGCTCTGGCCGAAGCAAATCCCGATGAACTGCCTTCGCTCAACGGCATCGCCCGGGCGTTGAAGATTTCGCCGATGGCGATCTACACCTACTTCGCCAGCAAGGACGAACTGCTCCAGGCGTTGAGCGATCGCCTGCTGGCCGATTTCACGCTGGACATCGCGCCCGATACCGAACCGCTGGACGCGGTGATCCGCTGGGCGCAGGCCATGCGCGCGCATATGCTGGCCTGCCCGCAACTGATCAACGTGCTGGTATGGGAAGGCGGCCACACGTCGATTGCCTGGCTCGAACGCGGCATGGTTGTGTCCGAAGCTCTGGGCCGGATGGGCTTTTCGGGGGAAGCGCACGCCCGCGCCACGCTATGGGTGTGGCACGTGGCCATGGGGGCGATCAACGTCGAACTGCGTAACCGCGATGTGCCGCAGAATCTGACGCCGCAGGAACTGGCCAGTCTCGATCCGGTTACGCGCGGACAGGTGGAGCAGATGCTCAGCCTGACATCGCTGCCCGTCTTCGCGGAAGAGTTTTTCGCCTATCAGCTCGATCGCATGTGCGAAGGCCTGCGGGCGATGCAACGGAATATGGCGGCAGCCCAGCGATAA
- a CDS encoding glycine zipper 2TM domain-containing protein has protein sequence MFTMKKFALGALLGVTTVVALPESASAHGRYDRHGYSGYDDSYRGHREYRREYYQESRRYDRDRRYYRHKQRCRTSGTTGLIVGGAAGALLGRSIDRYGDRAPGTIIGAAGGALLGREIDRKRRC, from the coding sequence ATGTTTACAATGAAAAAATTCGCTCTCGGCGCTCTACTTGGCGTGACTACTGTCGTAGCCTTGCCGGAAAGCGCATCGGCTCATGGGCGTTATGATCGCCACGGCTATTCCGGGTATGACGACAGCTATCGCGGGCACCGGGAGTATCGCCGCGAATACTATCAGGAATCCCGGCGCTACGACCGGGATCGCCGCTATTATCGCCATAAGCAGCGCTGCCGGACGAGCGGCACCACCGGACTGATCGTCGGCGGTGCGGCCGGGGCCCTGCTCGGGCGCAGCATCGACCGCTATGGTGACCGCGCGCCCGGCACGATCATCGGCGCCGCCGGCGGGGCCCTGCTCGGCCGGGAAATCGATCGCAAGCGCCGCTGCTGA
- a CDS encoding iron-containing redox enzyme family protein — translation MATQPFENLPSPFLSDTFQRTLSSWNRERLAPAFPAADWELAQRRAYNMQRLERAFLESLRAEVSHRAKAVPREPGPFMEWFENLKVAGPGQGDPLFPWLAEEADRSQICWILEQEAAGEAGFDDLVALTQVKLPSGPKLELARNYWDEMGRGNAKGMHGPMLARLVEALDLHPAIETTVWESLALANAMTAMATTRAYAWHSVGALGVIELTASGRSAYVAKALRRIGLSGKERQYFDLHAMLDIKHSADWNREAILPLVEEDPRRAVAIAEGALIRLEAGKRCFDRYRRALWNAPAHS, via the coding sequence ATGGCAACGCAGCCTTTCGAAAATCTGCCTTCCCCTTTCCTTTCGGATACCTTTCAACGCACACTTTCTTCCTGGAACCGGGAGCGGCTGGCCCCGGCCTTTCCCGCCGCCGATTGGGAACTGGCGCAGAGGCGCGCCTACAATATGCAGCGGCTCGAACGGGCTTTCCTCGAAAGCCTGCGGGCGGAAGTCAGCCACAGGGCGAAGGCTGTTCCCCGGGAGCCCGGCCCGTTCATGGAATGGTTCGAAAATCTCAAAGTGGCCGGCCCCGGACAGGGCGATCCCCTGTTCCCATGGCTGGCCGAAGAGGCGGACCGCAGCCAGATTTGCTGGATACTCGAACAGGAAGCGGCGGGCGAAGCGGGGTTTGACGATCTCGTTGCCCTGACTCAGGTCAAGCTGCCTTCCGGCCCCAAGCTGGAGCTGGCGCGCAATTATTGGGACGAGATGGGGCGCGGCAATGCCAAGGGCATGCATGGCCCGATGCTCGCGCGGCTTGTCGAAGCGCTCGATCTGCATCCGGCCATCGAAACCACGGTATGGGAAAGCCTGGCGCTGGCCAATGCGATGACCGCGATGGCCACCACCCGCGCTTATGCATGGCACAGCGTCGGCGCGCTCGGGGTCATCGAACTGACCGCGTCCGGGCGTTCCGCCTATGTCGCCAAAGCGCTGCGCCGGATCGGCCTGAGCGGGAAGGAGCGGCAATATTTCGACCTCCACGCCATGCTGGACATCAAGCATAGCGCCGACTGGAACCGCGAGGCGATCCTGCCACTGGTGGAAGAAGACCCGCGCCGCGCCGTCGCCATTGCGGAAGGGGCCTTGATTCGGCTGGAAGCAGGCAAGCGCTGCTTCGACCGCTATCGCCGTGCATTGTGGAACGCGCCCGCCCATTCCTGA
- a CDS encoding low affinity iron permease family protein: MDHIFTRISGGSSRIMGRPVSFIISVLFVIVWALSGPVLNYSDTWQLIINTATTVLTFLAVFLIQNSQNRDAAAMQAKLDEVLRALENARVEFVGIEHLTDAEIEKIREALEHDIGDGDGRNSTTGTTVERLLERY; encoded by the coding sequence GTGGATCACATATTCACCAGAATATCCGGCGGATCGTCGCGCATCATGGGGCGGCCGGTTTCCTTCATCATTTCCGTTCTGTTCGTGATCGTATGGGCGCTTAGCGGGCCCGTCCTGAATTATTCCGACACCTGGCAACTGATTATCAACACCGCGACCACGGTGCTTACATTCCTGGCCGTGTTCCTCATCCAGAACAGCCAGAACCGCGATGCGGCCGCGATGCAGGCGAAATTGGACGAAGTTCTGCGCGCGCTGGAAAACGCGCGGGTCGAATTCGTGGGTATCGAGCATCTGACCGACGCCGAGATCGAGAAAATCAGGGAAGCGCTGGAACACGATATCGGCGACGGGGACGGGCGCAACAGCACGACGGGGACGACAGTCGAGCGCCTGCTGGAACGTTATTGA
- a CDS encoding entericidin A/B family lipoprotein, which translates to MSKLVLSAALAASFLLAACNTIEGAGEDMQSAGEAVSDTAQDTK; encoded by the coding sequence ATGTCCAAGCTTGTACTTTCCGCCGCACTGGCCGCCAGCTTCCTGCTGGCCGCCTGCAACACCATCGAAGGGGCCGGGGAAGATATGCAGTCCGCCGGCGAAGCCGTTTCGGATACCGCGCAGGACACCAAGTGA
- a CDS encoding hemerythrin domain-containing protein, which produces MPEQFTDAIALLKADHRTVEELFQQYENTKTASKKQSLAHKICVELKMHTTIEEEIFYPSFRGKIDDSTLNEAYVEHDGAKVLINDIESSSPEDEFFDAKVKVLSEDIKHHVHEEEMRGDGMFAQCRKTDVDLVALRHQMMMRKRDLQAQEKNGGLPEAQPLAVNLIAA; this is translated from the coding sequence ATGCCTGAGCAATTCACGGACGCCATCGCGCTTCTGAAAGCCGATCATCGCACGGTGGAAGAGCTGTTCCAGCAATACGAGAACACGAAGACCGCGAGCAAGAAACAGAGCCTGGCGCACAAGATCTGTGTTGAACTGAAAATGCACACGACGATCGAGGAAGAAATCTTCTATCCCAGCTTCCGGGGAAAGATCGACGACAGCACGTTGAACGAAGCCTATGTCGAACATGACGGCGCCAAAGTGCTGATCAACGATATCGAATCGTCCAGCCCCGAGGACGAGTTCTTCGATGCCAAGGTGAAAGTGCTGTCGGAAGACATCAAACATCACGTGCATGAGGAAGAGATGCGCGGCGACGGCATGTTCGCCCAGTGCCGCAAGACCGATGTGGATCTCGTCGCGCTGCGCCATCAGATGATGATGCGCAAAAGGGATCTTCAGGCGCAGGAGAAGAACGGCGGCCTGCCGGAAGCGCAGCCTCTTGCCGTCAATCTGATCGCTGCCTGA
- a CDS encoding PRC-barrel domain-containing protein, translated as MTVETNETCRLIASNKVEGTAVYNHEGEKLGAIYNFMVDKRSGQVEYAVLQFGGFLGIGSDYYPLPWQVLTYHESEGGYVIDLDKETLNEAPRYAANAEPDFDETYGRQVHQFYGLTYPY; from the coding sequence ATGACTGTAGAAACGAATGAAACCTGCCGCCTGATCGCTTCCAACAAAGTGGAAGGCACCGCCGTTTACAACCACGAGGGCGAGAAGCTCGGCGCGATTTACAACTTCATGGTCGACAAGCGGTCCGGCCAGGTCGAATACGCCGTGCTGCAATTCGGCGGCTTCCTGGGCATTGGCAGCGACTATTACCCGCTGCCGTGGCAGGTGCTGACCTATCATGAGAGCGAGGGCGGCTATGTGATCGACCTCGACAAGGAAACGCTCAACGAAGCGCCGCGCTATGCCGCCAATGCCGAACCGGATTTCGATGAAACCTACGGCCGTCAGGTCCATCAGTTCTATGGCCTGACCTACCCTTACTGA
- a CDS encoding recombinase family protein translates to MGSLGGFLLRIGPDVDQSAIWKPYGNRIAPKRIVTETVSGSLPAMERKGFIRLLDRLEEGDVLIVTKLDRLGRNAMDVRATVEKLAADGVRVHCLALGGTDLTSAAGKMTMGVIAAVAEFERDLLIERTQAGLGRAKAEGKRLGRPMALTDQQQAEIAEKRKAGISLRALAKEYGTSLASIQRAEARAA, encoded by the coding sequence ATGGGCAGCCTTGGCGGCTTCCTCCTGCGTATCGGCCCGGACGTTGACCAGTCGGCCATCTGGAAGCCTTACGGCAATCGTATTGCTCCTAAGCGGATTGTTACGGAGACCGTGTCCGGATCGCTGCCCGCGATGGAGCGGAAAGGCTTCATCCGTCTGTTAGATCGGCTGGAAGAAGGCGACGTCCTTATAGTCACCAAGCTGGACCGGCTAGGCCGCAATGCGATGGACGTACGGGCAACAGTCGAGAAGCTGGCAGCGGATGGCGTGCGGGTTCACTGCCTAGCCTTGGGCGGAACGGACCTGACCAGCGCAGCCGGTAAAATGACCATGGGCGTTATCGCTGCCGTTGCGGAGTTCGAGCGGGACCTTCTGATCGAACGGACACAAGCTGGCCTGGGCCGCGCCAAGGCCGAAGGGAAGCGGCTGGGCAGACCGATGGCTCTGACGGACCAGCAGCAGGCAGAGATAGCCGAGAAACGCAAAGCGGGGATCAGTCTGCGAGCGCTCGCCAAGGAATATGGAACTAGCCTCGCATCGATCCAGAGAGCGGAGGCACGGGCAGCGTAG
- a CDS encoding TonB family protein, whose translation MMQQQWMRRALILLALPLLIAASDALPSSEWTRHVAIQLQRASRYPVEALAQGIEGSARVELRVTPEGEVASVRLRQSSGSALLDAAALEAARNAGPFPPLAGANAPFWVALPVSFRIES comes from the coding sequence ATGATGCAACAGCAATGGATGAGACGCGCTTTGATATTGCTTGCTTTACCGCTCCTAATCGCCGCCAGCGATGCGCTGCCCAGTTCTGAATGGACGAGGCATGTTGCCATCCAACTGCAAAGGGCGAGCCGTTATCCTGTTGAAGCCCTCGCTCAGGGCATTGAAGGCTCAGCGCGAGTAGAGTTGCGCGTGACCCCCGAGGGAGAAGTCGCGTCTGTACGGCTTCGGCAATCCTCAGGCAGTGCTTTGCTCGACGCTGCGGCATTGGAAGCAGCAAGGAACGCTGGCCCGTTTCCTCCGCTTGCGGGGGCAAATGCTCCTTTTTGGGTGGCGCTTCCCGTCAGTTTCAGAATCGAGAGCTGA
- a CDS encoding thioesterase family protein: MPDQVRIEDFPLRTSNKLRYADTDRQGHVNNAVFVTLLEAGRVELIYNPAAPLAGPGSAFVIARLELDFRAEIVWPGEVDIGTCVASVGRSSFRLEQALFQDKQCVATATTVIVQMDEATRRSQPLTADAVARLSALTRSGL; the protein is encoded by the coding sequence ATGCCGGATCAAGTTCGGATCGAAGACTTCCCCCTCAGAACCTCAAACAAGCTCCGTTATGCGGATACAGACAGGCAAGGTCACGTAAACAACGCCGTCTTCGTCACGCTTTTGGAAGCGGGGCGTGTGGAACTGATCTATAATCCGGCTGCTCCTCTCGCCGGACCCGGAAGCGCTTTTGTCATCGCACGCCTGGAGCTTGATTTCCGTGCAGAGATAGTCTGGCCTGGGGAAGTCGATATCGGGACGTGTGTTGCTTCAGTTGGCCGAAGTTCATTCAGGCTCGAACAGGCGCTGTTTCAGGACAAGCAATGCGTGGCGACCGCGACAACCGTCATCGTGCAGATGGATGAAGCAACACGCCGGTCCCAGCCGCTTACCGCCGATGCCGTTGCGAGGCTGTCCGCCCTTACGAGAAGCGGACTGTAA
- a CDS encoding BRO family protein gives MAIKANNDNHSFAFGEHMLRGLMIEGEPWFSAPDACRCLGLLAHPHKGTYSHHLSKLAADERKLLTRATSPMFFMGVNGSAMTVVSRPGLFKLIQRSTKPEAKQFDRWVRHEVLPQIMDNGGYVMKDVDAEAVVGAMDHNKARSDLELMRQALSAMEAMRGLIEQQSAKIAEDALISGYLCKT, from the coding sequence ATGGCAATCAAGGCGAACAACGACAATCATTCGTTTGCATTCGGGGAGCATATGCTCCGTGGCCTCATGATCGAAGGTGAACCTTGGTTCTCCGCTCCGGACGCTTGCCGCTGCCTCGGACTTCTCGCACACCCGCACAAGGGGACGTACTCGCACCACCTGTCAAAGCTGGCAGCCGATGAGCGGAAGCTACTGACCCGCGCAACGTCCCCCATGTTTTTTATGGGGGTCAACGGGTCCGCAATGACGGTCGTTTCCCGTCCCGGTCTCTTCAAGCTCATCCAACGATCGACGAAGCCCGAAGCCAAACAGTTCGACCGCTGGGTACGGCACGAAGTGCTCCCGCAAATCATGGACAATGGCGGATATGTCATGAAGGACGTAGATGCGGAAGCCGTCGTAGGGGCGATGGATCACAACAAGGCCCGCTCCGATCTCGAATTGATGCGTCAGGCCTTGAGCGCCATGGAGGCCATGCGCGGCCTTATCGAGCAACAGTCCGCAAAGATCGCTGAAGACGCCCTGATCTCTGGGTACTTATGTAAAACCTAA